One segment of Fructilactobacillus hinvesii DNA contains the following:
- the rimM gene encoding ribosome maturation factor RimM (Essential for efficient processing of 16S rRNA) — MDYLEIGTLVNTQGIKGEVRVLPKTDFPEVRFQPGETIYAFPKQGQPVELEIDQARKHKNFILLHFKGHPSINDVEYLKPATLKIDAAKQTEAPLQPGEYYYSQIIGLRVVDETGRELGTIKDIMDLGSNDVWVVDRPGQTDLLLPKIDDVIKNVDLKNQVVTVELLEGLE; from the coding sequence ATGGATTACTTAGAGATTGGAACGCTTGTTAATACACAGGGAATTAAAGGGGAAGTTCGGGTGTTACCTAAAACGGATTTTCCAGAGGTTCGTTTTCAACCTGGAGAAACGATCTATGCCTTTCCGAAACAGGGACAACCGGTTGAACTAGAAATTGACCAAGCTCGCAAGCATAAGAATTTTATTTTATTGCATTTTAAAGGGCATCCCTCCATTAATGACGTTGAATACCTGAAACCGGCAACCCTTAAAATTGATGCAGCCAAGCAAACTGAGGCCCCGTTACAGCCTGGAGAGTATTATTACAGCCAAATTATTGGCTTACGGGTTGTTGACGAAACGGGCCGTGAATTAGGAACAATTAAAGACATTATGGATTTAGGTTCAAATGATGTTTGGGTTGTAGACCGTCCGGGGCAAACAGATTTACTCTTGCCCAAGATTGATGATGTGATTAAGAACGTTGATTTAAAGAACCAAGTTGTGACCGTTGAACTACTGGAGGGACTGGAATAA
- the smc gene encoding chromosome segregation protein SMC — protein sequence MKLQSIQISGFKSFADRTVIDCQEGLTGIVGPNGSGKSNVIEAIRWALGEQSAKQLRGQKMKDVIFSGSNDRRPLNRAEVSLLFDNQDHYLATDYAEVKITRRYYRNGESHYLLNDQECLLRDIQGLFLDTGLGEGSLSIISQGNVDEILAGDTGQRRAVIETAAGVYRYKKQKTDAEKKLADTQANVDRVSDIAHELAKQLEPLQTQKQTAELYLEKNNRLERLQFTQFVTQKQQLQTKQQQTKLRLKKSTASQQRLTERIEHLTTQKQTVNQQLKRGHQKQDQLQEQLLNATKQLEMATGEAKLRNQQLEFKQTQLTELRQRQEQRQHQINQLTEQQRTAQTAEQATNAQLQKLAQAIEASEATIMLKRVEAEEADLEQAQSQYVTLMQKLTSQKNDLRVADQLSERQQQAYRTQQRQLQDLETEKQRQATELEAATKNVAALKQRVTAAQTQQQHFKAQVDELAKQQEQNQQAWYQQLRELQTIKTECDSLKNMVLGHNNLYRGSRNLLRHQQEIPGILGPVGDFLQVDDRYLRAIETTLGGALQQVVVDTVANARTAIRFLSQHQLGRVTVLPLDALNERFVNPSLLQIARTQPGFLGVAADLVTMPSRMQRVKNHLLGNVIITDTLQNATAMSQQLRRRVKIVTLAGEVVNAGGSITGGRNQRDENGILSQKQRLQKLEQQQTKLQTQLDQREQKLAQLKQKEQRVQAQRDDWYQQESDQTAELKVQQQRVTHLTEQLQQQEREIAAAQLQMKLDFTDDNEPTTVDEQVIKQTEAELEQNQATIQRLKRDIQAHKQQQQDSQSVLMDQQQQVSQIRERLNQARAEKQRIVQQLQAEQQAADQEQRKLAQLQQELAQLQAEQPVAPEQLQAEIQTDQQQLAELKRQLTADQAQGEAVETELNQNQQQLAKVQQERHQLEVDVQLEDQQLTKLQTQLEELQNHSQQQLQVVALETELLKRELAEVRAQITELGPVNVGAIAAYDELKERADFVNDQLNDLLAAKTELLTIMNQMDQTVKERFQKTFTEVAKAFGTVFRHIFGGGEAKLKLADPHHLLTTGIDILVKPPGKRYRDLSLLSGGEKALTALALLFAVLQVRPVPFVILDEAESALDPANVDRFAQYMQKLKQQTQFIVITHRKETMVYADQLVGITMQDSGVSKLVSVNLDDTKQRRENDGAI from the coding sequence GTGAAGTTACAGTCAATTCAAATCTCCGGATTTAAATCATTTGCCGATCGAACGGTCATTGATTGTCAGGAGGGCTTAACGGGAATTGTTGGTCCTAATGGAAGTGGAAAAAGTAACGTCATTGAAGCCATTCGGTGGGCGCTTGGTGAGCAATCAGCTAAGCAACTGCGGGGCCAAAAAATGAAGGATGTTATTTTCTCTGGTTCTAACGACCGACGTCCTCTAAACCGAGCGGAGGTTAGTTTACTATTCGATAATCAGGATCACTACCTAGCGACTGATTATGCGGAAGTTAAAATTACCAGACGGTACTACCGAAATGGTGAAAGTCACTATCTTTTAAACGACCAAGAGTGTCTCTTACGAGATATTCAAGGGCTTTTTTTGGATACGGGACTGGGAGAAGGTTCCCTCTCAATTATTTCCCAGGGAAACGTTGATGAAATTCTAGCGGGAGATACAGGACAACGACGAGCTGTAATTGAAACGGCTGCTGGTGTCTATCGGTATAAAAAGCAGAAAACGGATGCAGAAAAAAAGCTCGCTGATACCCAAGCTAATGTTGATCGTGTGTCAGACATTGCCCATGAATTAGCCAAACAGCTAGAACCATTACAAACCCAAAAGCAGACCGCCGAACTTTATTTGGAAAAAAATAATCGGTTAGAGCGGCTGCAATTTACCCAGTTTGTAACTCAAAAACAGCAGTTACAAACCAAACAGCAACAAACCAAGCTGCGGTTAAAAAAAAGCACGGCAAGTCAGCAGCGCCTAACGGAACGGATTGAACATCTAACCACTCAAAAGCAGACCGTGAATCAGCAATTAAAGCGTGGACATCAAAAACAAGATCAGCTTCAGGAGCAATTATTAAACGCTACTAAGCAACTGGAAATGGCTACGGGAGAAGCTAAACTGCGGAACCAGCAGTTAGAATTTAAGCAAACTCAGTTAACGGAATTACGACAAAGACAAGAGCAACGGCAGCACCAAATTAACCAGTTGACCGAACAGCAGCGCACCGCTCAAACTGCTGAACAAGCAACCAACGCGCAGTTACAAAAGTTAGCCCAAGCAATTGAAGCTAGTGAAGCGACAATTATGTTAAAACGGGTGGAAGCAGAAGAGGCTGATTTAGAACAAGCGCAAAGTCAGTACGTAACCTTGATGCAAAAATTAACGAGCCAAAAAAATGATTTACGCGTGGCAGATCAGTTGTCAGAGCGACAGCAACAAGCCTATCGAACCCAGCAGCGACAACTACAAGATTTGGAAACGGAAAAGCAGCGACAAGCTACCGAGTTGGAAGCCGCTACGAAGAACGTAGCAGCTTTAAAACAACGGGTAACTGCAGCTCAGACACAACAGCAGCACTTCAAAGCCCAAGTAGATGAGTTAGCAAAGCAACAAGAACAGAACCAACAAGCCTGGTACCAGCAGCTCCGGGAATTGCAAACGATTAAAACCGAATGTGATAGCTTAAAAAATATGGTTTTAGGTCATAATAATTTATACCGGGGAAGTCGAAATTTGTTGCGCCATCAACAGGAAATACCTGGGATCTTAGGGCCAGTGGGAGATTTCTTACAGGTGGATGATCGCTACTTACGGGCCATTGAAACTACCCTAGGAGGAGCATTGCAACAGGTGGTAGTTGATACAGTTGCCAACGCTCGAACCGCAATCCGCTTTTTAAGTCAACATCAGCTAGGGCGAGTCACCGTTCTGCCCCTTGATGCGCTCAACGAACGGTTTGTTAATCCAAGTTTATTACAGATTGCTCGGACCCAACCTGGCTTTTTGGGAGTCGCTGCTGATCTAGTGACCATGCCATCCCGGATGCAACGGGTAAAAAACCATTTATTGGGCAACGTGATCATTACGGATACCTTACAAAATGCGACTGCTATGAGCCAGCAACTGCGGCGGCGGGTAAAGATTGTGACGTTAGCTGGTGAAGTCGTGAATGCCGGTGGTTCGATTACCGGAGGACGGAATCAACGAGATGAAAATGGGATCTTGAGCCAGAAACAACGATTACAAAAGTTAGAACAGCAGCAAACCAAGTTACAAACCCAATTGGATCAGCGCGAACAAAAGTTAGCGCAGCTTAAACAAAAGGAACAACGAGTGCAAGCACAACGCGATGATTGGTACCAGCAAGAATCAGATCAGACGGCAGAGTTAAAAGTTCAGCAACAACGGGTTACTCACCTAACGGAACAGCTACAGCAACAAGAACGAGAAATTGCAGCTGCTCAATTACAAATGAAACTTGATTTTACGGATGATAATGAACCAACGACTGTTGATGAACAGGTCATTAAACAAACCGAAGCGGAGCTCGAACAAAACCAAGCTACGATTCAGCGCTTAAAACGGGATATTCAGGCGCACAAACAGCAACAACAGGATAGTCAATCGGTATTAATGGACCAACAACAACAAGTAAGCCAGATTCGAGAACGGTTAAATCAAGCGCGGGCGGAAAAGCAACGGATTGTGCAACAGCTGCAAGCAGAACAGCAAGCAGCTGACCAAGAACAACGTAAGTTAGCACAATTGCAACAGGAATTAGCACAACTGCAAGCCGAGCAACCGGTTGCGCCTGAGCAGTTGCAAGCAGAGATTCAAACTGACCAGCAACAACTCGCAGAACTAAAACGACAGCTAACTGCTGATCAAGCACAAGGAGAAGCTGTTGAAACAGAATTGAATCAAAACCAGCAGCAACTCGCAAAAGTGCAACAAGAGCGGCACCAATTAGAAGTGGACGTGCAACTAGAAGACCAGCAACTAACTAAGTTACAAACCCAATTAGAAGAGTTACAAAATCATTCCCAGCAACAACTGCAAGTGGTTGCATTAGAAACGGAACTGCTTAAACGGGAATTAGCTGAAGTGCGAGCCCAGATTACTGAATTAGGTCCAGTAAACGTGGGCGCAATTGCCGCATATGATGAACTAAAAGAACGAGCGGACTTTGTAAACGACCAGTTAAATGATTTATTAGCAGCGAAGACCGAACTTTTAACCATCATGAACCAAATGGATCAAACCGTGAAAGAACGGTTCCAAAAAACCTTTACGGAGGTGGCGAAGGCCTTTGGGACTGTATTTCGGCATATTTTTGGTGGGGGTGAGGCCAAGTTAAAACTTGCTGATCCGCATCATTTGCTGACTACCGGGATTGATATCTTAGTAAAACCACCGGGAAAACGTTATCGTGATCTAAGCCTGTTATCAGGAGGAGAAAAAGCCCTAACCGCGTTAGCGTTACTATTCGCAGTTTTACAGGTGCGTCCGGTTCCGTTTGTCATCTTAGACGAAGCAGAGTCGGCATTAGATCCCGCAAATGTCGATCGGTTTGCCCAGTACATGCAAAAATTAAAGCAACAGACCCAATTTATTGTAATTACCCATCGGAAAGAAACCATGGTCTATGCAGACCAACTGGTGGGAATAACCATGCAGGATTCGGGAGTTTCAAAATTAGTATCTGTAAACTTGGATGATACAAAACAAAGGAGAGAGAACGATGGGGCTATTTGA
- the trmD gene encoding tRNA (guanosine(37)-N1)-methyltransferase TrmD → MKIDVLSLFPDTINGPLHDSILGKALEKRLLEVNVTNFRDFSENKHHNVDDTPYGGGAGMLLQAQPIVDAVAETQRQAQAEGLSQGRVILTDPAGKHFDEQVAVDLAQSDHLTFICGHYEGFDERVKSVVTDEYSIGDYVLTGGELPTLVMIDAISRLIPGVLGNNESAVDDSFATGLLEAPQYTRPANFRGATVPDVLMNGDHQKIADWRLKESLRKTYLHRPDLIDYHKLSPRAKELLADVKIEEEQD, encoded by the coding sequence ATGAAGATTGATGTATTGAGTTTATTTCCAGATACGATTAACGGCCCCTTACACGATTCCATCCTAGGAAAGGCGTTAGAAAAGCGACTTTTAGAGGTAAACGTCACCAATTTTCGGGACTTCTCTGAGAATAAACACCATAACGTTGACGATACTCCGTATGGTGGGGGCGCAGGGATGTTGTTGCAGGCCCAACCAATTGTTGATGCGGTAGCAGAAACGCAACGCCAGGCACAAGCTGAGGGACTTTCCCAGGGGCGAGTAATTCTTACTGATCCGGCCGGAAAACATTTTGATGAGCAGGTAGCCGTCGATCTGGCTCAGTCAGATCATTTAACCTTTATCTGTGGCCATTATGAGGGATTTGATGAACGGGTAAAATCCGTGGTGACCGATGAGTATTCGATTGGTGATTACGTCTTAACCGGAGGCGAATTACCGACGTTAGTCATGATTGATGCTATTTCTCGCCTAATTCCGGGAGTGCTCGGAAACAATGAATCAGCCGTTGATGATTCATTTGCGACTGGATTATTGGAAGCCCCTCAGTATACTCGTCCTGCTAATTTTCGCGGTGCAACGGTTCCGGATGTGTTAATGAACGGTGATCACCAGAAAATTGCGGACTGGCGGTTAAAGGAATCATTACGGAAAACCTACCTACATCGGCCCGATTTAATTGATTATCACAAGCTTTCACCGCGAGCAAAAGAGTTGTTAGCCGATGTAAAAATTGAAGAAGAACAGGATTAG
- a CDS encoding KH domain-containing protein, giving the protein MVNFDNLITTIIKPLVKFPDDIKIDHRETTEFHEYILTPNPQDVGRVIGKRGRVAQTIRAIVYSVHVPDHKRVKLIIDDGK; this is encoded by the coding sequence ATGGTAAATTTTGACAATTTAATTACAACCATCATTAAACCGTTAGTGAAGTTTCCTGATGACATTAAGATTGATCATCGCGAAACAACTGAATTTCATGAATATATCTTAACTCCAAATCCCCAAGATGTTGGACGAGTGATTGGTAAACGGGGTCGAGTAGCACAGACCATTCGTGCCATTGTTTACAGCGTTCACGTTCCGGACCACAAACGAGTTAAACTAATTATTGATGACGGTAAATAA
- the rpsP gene encoding 30S ribosomal protein S16 codes for MSVKIRLKRMGSKKNPFYRIVVADSRSPRDGRYIENVGTYNPLIQENQVTLEEETILDWLQKGAKPSDTVRNILSRAGIMKKLHEAKLANKQK; via the coding sequence ATGTCTGTTAAAATTCGTTTGAAACGAATGGGTTCCAAGAAAAATCCATTTTATCGAATCGTAGTTGCTGATTCACGAAGCCCTCGTGATGGTCGTTACATTGAAAATGTGGGAACTTACAACCCATTGATTCAAGAAAACCAAGTAACTTTAGAAGAAGAAACCATTTTGGATTGGTTGCAAAAGGGTGCTAAGCCTTCTGATACAGTACGCAACATTTTGTCAAGAGCCGGCATCATGAAGAAGTTGCATGAAGCCAAATTAGCTAACAAGCAAAAATAA
- the ffh gene encoding signal recognition particle protein — MAFEGLSEKLQNAFRNLRGKGKISEADLRSTMREIRLALLDADVNFTVVRNFVKKVQEKAKGEQVLEGLNPGQQIVKIVDDELTEMMGGSATELTKAPKIPTVVMMVGLQGAGKTTTVGKLAHRLKKDDQARPLLIAADVYRPAAIDQLEQVGKQIDVPVFSEGTDVDPVQIVQDGLAKARENHNDYVFIDTAGRLQIDEKLMHELEQIKAVAKPNDILLVVDAMTGQNAVETAQGFNDDLDITGVVLTKLDGDTRGGAALSIKAVTGKPILFTGQGEKMDDLDVFHPDRMASRILGMGDVLSLVEKTQKNVDEQKAQELAKKMRENSFNFDDFLDQLQQIQNMGPLKDIMAMIPGMANNPALKNVEMDPKDLERIKAMIYSMTNEERENPEVLNPSRRRRIARGSAQPIQIVNRMIKQFDQMKKMMNQVSNGNMSGMENMMQAAGMGGGMGGKLSNLAMKRMSRKIKKNKRKRSKKRKK, encoded by the coding sequence ATGGCATTCGAAGGTTTATCAGAAAAATTACAAAATGCTTTTAGAAATTTACGGGGCAAAGGCAAGATTAGCGAGGCGGATTTACGCAGTACGATGCGGGAAATTCGACTAGCGCTGTTAGATGCCGACGTTAACTTTACTGTGGTCCGCAATTTTGTTAAAAAGGTGCAGGAAAAAGCAAAGGGAGAACAGGTGCTAGAAGGCCTGAATCCAGGTCAGCAAATCGTTAAGATTGTGGATGATGAATTAACCGAAATGATGGGGGGGTCAGCCACCGAATTAACGAAGGCGCCTAAGATTCCAACGGTTGTAATGATGGTTGGATTGCAAGGGGCCGGGAAAACGACCACGGTGGGGAAATTAGCGCACCGACTTAAAAAAGATGATCAGGCCCGGCCGCTGTTAATCGCAGCTGATGTTTACCGGCCGGCGGCCATTGATCAATTGGAACAAGTTGGAAAACAAATTGACGTGCCGGTCTTTTCAGAAGGCACAGACGTAGACCCCGTTCAGATTGTTCAAGATGGACTCGCAAAAGCTCGTGAAAATCACAACGATTACGTTTTCATTGATACCGCTGGTCGGTTACAAATTGATGAAAAATTGATGCATGAGCTGGAACAAATCAAAGCCGTTGCTAAACCAAACGATATCCTGTTAGTGGTTGATGCTATGACCGGGCAAAATGCAGTGGAAACTGCCCAGGGATTTAACGATGATTTAGACATTACTGGAGTTGTTTTAACCAAGTTAGATGGTGATACTCGAGGTGGAGCCGCTCTATCAATTAAAGCTGTGACTGGAAAACCAATTCTCTTTACCGGTCAGGGAGAAAAGATGGACGATTTGGATGTTTTCCATCCCGATCGAATGGCATCTCGGATCCTAGGAATGGGAGACGTTCTGTCGCTGGTTGAAAAGACTCAGAAAAACGTAGATGAACAAAAGGCGCAGGAATTAGCCAAAAAAATGCGGGAGAATTCCTTTAACTTTGACGACTTTTTAGATCAACTCCAACAAATTCAGAACATGGGTCCGTTAAAAGACATTATGGCTATGATTCCAGGAATGGCCAATAATCCCGCTCTTAAAAACGTGGAAATGGATCCAAAAGACCTAGAACGAATTAAAGCTATGATCTACTCCATGACCAATGAGGAACGGGAAAATCCGGAGGTCCTTAATCCATCTCGTCGTCGTCGAATTGCCCGTGGTTCAGCCCAACCAATTCAGATCGTCAACCGTATGATTAAGCAATTTGATCAGATGAAGAAAATGATGAATCAAGTTTCTAACGGAAACATGTCTGGGATGGAAAACATGATGCAAGCCGCTGGTATGGGTGGCGGAATGGGAGGAAAACTTTCCAACCTAGCGATGAAGCGAATGAGTCGGAAGATAAAGAAAAACAAACGGAAACGTTCCAAAAAACGGAAAAAGTAA
- the ftsY gene encoding signal recognition particle-docking protein FtsY gives MGLFDIFKRKNRHNQEGPENQSASESTAKDQTATSESVTSEVTSTTVAASDQATTTVERNSTAEPEAVTPQEKSTTTEDVISEDHDSASASVAESTTSSDTATSESVSVAESEQSSGTESESSKPQTEPDAERKYEHGLSKSRSSFGQSLNRLFANFRSVDEDFFDDLEDTLIQADVGVETATSISDQLRDAVRLNNIKNRNEVQNFIVQKLVEIYDVPDQQSMKLSENPDGPTVILMIGVNGAGKTTTIGKLANQYRQEGKKVLVAAADTFRAGAIEQLAEWARRDHVDIVQKPEGSDPASVVFDAVKRAKDENYDILLVDTAGRLQNKVNLMKELEKMNKIIQREIPGAPQEVLLVIDATVGQNALTQAKLFRDVADITGIVLTKLDGTAKGGIVLAIKQELGIPVKYVGLGEGVNDLQTFNPEEFVYGLFKGLIKE, from the coding sequence ATGGGGCTATTTGATATCTTTAAACGGAAAAACCGACATAATCAAGAAGGACCAGAAAATCAATCTGCTTCAGAGAGTACCGCAAAAGACCAAACAGCGACGTCTGAATCGGTTACTAGTGAAGTAACATCAACAACGGTTGCTGCAAGTGATCAAGCAACCACAACGGTAGAGAGAAATTCAACTGCTGAACCTGAAGCGGTAACTCCGCAAGAAAAAAGCACGACTACTGAGGATGTAATCTCTGAGGATCATGATTCAGCTAGTGCTTCAGTCGCTGAATCTACCACTAGTTCTGATACTGCAACCTCAGAGTCAGTTTCTGTAGCAGAATCTGAACAATCATCGGGCACTGAGAGCGAAAGTAGCAAACCGCAAACGGAACCAGATGCAGAACGAAAATATGAACATGGATTATCAAAATCACGATCTTCCTTTGGACAAAGCTTGAACCGGTTATTTGCTAACTTCCGTTCGGTGGATGAAGATTTCTTTGATGACTTGGAAGATACGTTGATTCAAGCCGATGTGGGGGTCGAAACGGCCACGTCAATTAGTGATCAACTTCGAGACGCAGTTCGACTAAATAACATTAAGAATCGCAATGAAGTTCAGAATTTCATTGTCCAAAAACTAGTAGAAATTTATGATGTTCCTGATCAACAGTCAATGAAATTAAGCGAAAATCCGGACGGACCGACTGTCATTTTGATGATTGGAGTTAACGGAGCTGGGAAGACAACCACGATTGGAAAATTGGCTAATCAGTACCGACAAGAGGGGAAAAAGGTGCTCGTTGCAGCGGCTGATACCTTTAGAGCCGGAGCCATTGAGCAGTTAGCCGAATGGGCCCGCCGCGATCACGTTGACATCGTCCAAAAGCCAGAGGGCAGTGACCCAGCTTCCGTGGTATTTGATGCGGTTAAACGAGCCAAAGACGAAAACTATGACATCTTGTTAGTGGACACGGCCGGACGGTTACAAAATAAAGTAAACTTAATGAAAGAGCTGGAAAAAATGAACAAGATTATCCAGCGGGAAATTCCGGGAGCTCCACAAGAAGTCCTCTTGGTAATTGATGCCACCGTTGGGCAAAATGCTCTGACCCAAGCTAAGTTATTCCGGGATGTTGCTGACATCACTGGCATTGTTTTGACTAAGTTAGATGGGACCGCTAAGGGTGGCATTGTGTTAGCAATTAAACAAGAACTAGGGATTCCAGTGAAGTACGTTGGTTTAGGGGAAGGAGTTAATGACCTCCAAACCTTTAATCCAGAAGAATTCGTCTATGGTCTGTTTAAAGGCCTAATTAAGGAATAA
- a CDS encoding putative DNA-binding protein: METDFNAKLAKDNRINALFDFYGSLLTPKQADYIRQYYADDLSLGEISENFNVSRQAVYDNIRRTELTLERYEERMGLYQKFGARNQIIDQLNHVIQTRHPDDQELNQLINRLEQLEEN; this comes from the coding sequence ATGGAAACTGATTTTAATGCTAAACTAGCAAAAGATAACCGGATTAACGCGTTGTTTGATTTTTATGGGAGCTTATTAACGCCCAAACAGGCAGATTACATTCGCCAGTACTATGCTGATGATCTTTCTCTAGGAGAAATCTCTGAGAACTTTAACGTCAGTCGGCAAGCTGTGTATGATAACATTCGTAGAACGGAACTGACGTTAGAACGGTACGAAGAACGGATGGGATTGTACCAAAAATTTGGGGCGCGAAATCAAATCATTGACCAACTAAACCACGTCATTCAGACTAGGCATCCTGATGATCAGGAATTAAATCAGTTAATTAACCGGTTAGAACAACTAGAAGAGAACTAA